Proteins encoded within one genomic window of Epinephelus lanceolatus isolate andai-2023 chromosome 9, ASM4190304v1, whole genome shotgun sequence:
- the LOC144464257 gene encoding granzyme A-like isoform X1 — translation MSSMETTSSSSTHKDECVHRGGFQSIHHHIKERSEEMFCLRGFTVFISCVVFLIVQPSHGSKIIGGKEVQPHSMPFMALMLNPICGGTLIHPKWVLTAAHCVGIKKVLLGVHSISKKEKDSRQVISVKSYPHPCFDEKEGVNDLMLLKLAKPAKQTKTVKCLPLGNTVKEPAAGSSCLVAGWGKTNNVAKKASDVLMSANVTVIDRVKCNSPEYYNFDPVITKGMICAGSDGKKQVDACKGDSGGPLLCNGALVGVTSFGKGCGQIKKPGVYSFLSESQLNWIKKTMKKSEME, via the exons atgagcagtatggag ACCACATCCTCGAGCTCAACACATAAAGATGAGTGTGTGCATCGGGGTGGGTTTCAGAGCATTCACCATCACATCAAAGAGAGATCAGAAGAAATGTTCTGCCTGAGGGGTTTCACTGTTTTTATCTCTTGTGTTGTCTTCCTCATTGTCCAGCCCA gTCATGGTTCTAAGATTATTGGTGGGAAAGAAGTGCAGCCCCACTCGATGCCTTTCATGGCTCTGATGCTGAATCCGATCTGTGGAGGGACACTGATCCATCCAAAATGGGTGCTGACTGCCGCCCACTGTGTTGG CATTAAGAAGGTGTTACTGGGGGTGCACTCCATcagcaaaaaggaaaaggacTCCAGGCAGGTCATCAGTGTTAAGAGTTATCCTCATCCCTGCTTTGATGAAAAAGAAGGGGTCAATGACCTCATGCTGCTCAAG CTTGCCAAACCGGCGAAGCAAACCAAGACGGTGAAATGTCTCCCGTTGGGTAACACCGTCAAAGAAccagcagctggcagcagctgtCTGGTGGCTGGATGGGGGAAAACAAACAACGTTGCCAAGAAAGCTTCAGATGTCCTGATGTCTGCCAACGTGACTGTGATCGACAGAGTGAAGTGCAACTCTCCTGAATATTACAATTTTGACCCTGTTATCACCAAAGGCATGATATGTGCTGGTTCAGATGGTAAAAAACAGGTTGACGCCTGTAAG GGGGATTCAGGAGGACCACTGTTATGCAACGGAGCGCTCGTCGGTGTCACTTCTTTTGGAAAGGGGTGTGGCCAGATTAAAAAGCCCGGAGTGTACTCGTTTCTCTCAGAGAGTCAACTCAACTGGATCAAAAAGACGATGAAGAAGTCTGAAATGGAATGA
- the LOC117252909 gene encoding granzyme A-like, which translates to MFCLRGFTVFISCVVFLIVQPSHGSEIIGGKEVQPHSMPFMALMANPICGGTLIHPKWVLTAAHCVGIKKVLLGVHSISEKEKDSRQVISVKSHYPHPCFDEKEKVNDLMLLKLAKPAKQTKTVKCLPLGNTVKEPAAGSSCLVAGWGKTNNVAKKASDVLMSANVTVIDRVKCNSPEYYNFDPVITKGMICAGSDGKKQVDACKGDSGGPLLCNGALVGVTSFGKGCGQIKKPGVYSFLSESQLNWIKKTMKKSEME; encoded by the exons ATGTTCTGCCTGAGGGGTTTCACTGTTTTTATCTCTTGTGTTGTCTTCCTCATTGTCCAGCCCA gTCATGGTTCTGAGATTATTGGTGGGAAAGAAGTGCAGCCCCACTCAATGCCTTTCATGGCTCTGATGGCGAATCCGATCTGTGGAGGGACACTGATCCATCCAAAATGGGTCCTGACTGCCGCCCACTGTGTTGG CATTAAGAAGGTGTTACTGGGGGTACACTCCATCAGCGAAAAGGAAAAGGACTCCAGGCAGGTCATCAGTGTTAAGAGCCATTATCCTCATCCCTGCTttgatgaaaaagaaaaggtcAATGACCTCATGCTGCTCAAG CTTGCCAAACCGGCGAAGCAAACCAAGACGGTGAAATGTCTCCCGTTGGGTAACACCGTCAAAGAAccagcagctggcagcagctgtCTGGTGGCTGGATGGGGGAAAACAAACAACGTTGCCAAGAAAGCTTCAGATGTCCTGATGTCTGCCAACGTGACTGTGATCGACAGAGTGAAGTGCAACTCTCCTGAATATTACAATTTTGACCCTGTTATCACCAAAGGCATGATATGTGCTGGTTCAGATGGTAAAAAACAGGTTGACGCCTGTAAG GGGGATTCAGGAGGACCACTGTTATGCAACGGAGCGCTCGTCGGTGTCACTTCTTTTGGAAAGGGGTGTGGCCAGATTAAAAAGCCCGGAGTGTACTCGTTTCTCTCAGAGAGTCAACTCAACTGGATCAAAAAGACGATGAAGAAGTCTGAAATGGAATGA
- the LOC144464257 gene encoding granzyme A-like isoform X2 encodes MSGLQHTWITTDEQYGGHGSKIIGGKEVQPHSMPFMALMLNPICGGTLIHPKWVLTAAHCVGIKKVLLGVHSISKKEKDSRQVISVKSYPHPCFDEKEGVNDLMLLKLAKPAKQTKTVKCLPLGNTVKEPAAGSSCLVAGWGKTNNVAKKASDVLMSANVTVIDRVKCNSPEYYNFDPVITKGMICAGSDGKKQVDACKGDSGGPLLCNGALVGVTSFGKGCGQIKKPGVYSFLSESQLNWIKKTMKKSEME; translated from the exons atgtcggggctgcagcacacttggatcactacagatgagcagtatggag gTCATGGTTCTAAGATTATTGGTGGGAAAGAAGTGCAGCCCCACTCGATGCCTTTCATGGCTCTGATGCTGAATCCGATCTGTGGAGGGACACTGATCCATCCAAAATGGGTGCTGACTGCCGCCCACTGTGTTGG CATTAAGAAGGTGTTACTGGGGGTGCACTCCATcagcaaaaaggaaaaggacTCCAGGCAGGTCATCAGTGTTAAGAGTTATCCTCATCCCTGCTTTGATGAAAAAGAAGGGGTCAATGACCTCATGCTGCTCAAG CTTGCCAAACCGGCGAAGCAAACCAAGACGGTGAAATGTCTCCCGTTGGGTAACACCGTCAAAGAAccagcagctggcagcagctgtCTGGTGGCTGGATGGGGGAAAACAAACAACGTTGCCAAGAAAGCTTCAGATGTCCTGATGTCTGCCAACGTGACTGTGATCGACAGAGTGAAGTGCAACTCTCCTGAATATTACAATTTTGACCCTGTTATCACCAAAGGCATGATATGTGCTGGTTCAGATGGTAAAAAACAGGTTGACGCCTGTAAG GGGGATTCAGGAGGACCACTGTTATGCAACGGAGCGCTCGTCGGTGTCACTTCTTTTGGAAAGGGGTGTGGCCAGATTAAAAAGCCCGGAGTGTACTCGTTTCTCTCAGAGAGTCAACTCAACTGGATCAAAAAGACGATGAAGAAGTCTGAAATGGAATGA